A region of Paraburkholderia largidicola DNA encodes the following proteins:
- a CDS encoding glutamine amidotransferase yields the protein MHHEVLAIRHVHFEDLGSLERVLGERGRPVRYLDVGFARIEAPNPVMPSLMVVLGGPISAYDDDRYPTIAPLVSMIEKRIAAGLPTLGICLGAQLIARVLGARVYPSGQTEIGWTPLTLTDAGKQSPLRHLDAAHTSMLHWHGDTFDLPQGAVHLASTPACENQAFSWGKHVLGLQCHPEIRTDRFEPWLIGNAGEIAGHGIDVRTLRADTAKHGPKLEAAATSMFGEWLDQLAARP from the coding sequence ATGCATCACGAAGTTCTCGCCATCCGCCATGTGCACTTCGAGGATCTGGGCAGTCTCGAACGGGTGCTCGGCGAGCGGGGGCGTCCTGTCCGCTATCTGGATGTCGGCTTCGCGCGCATCGAGGCGCCCAACCCCGTGATGCCGTCGCTGATGGTGGTGCTCGGCGGTCCAATCAGCGCCTACGACGACGATCGCTATCCGACCATCGCGCCGTTGGTCTCCATGATCGAAAAGCGTATCGCCGCAGGCTTGCCGACGCTCGGCATCTGTCTCGGCGCGCAACTGATCGCGCGTGTGCTCGGCGCGCGAGTCTATCCGTCGGGGCAGACGGAAATCGGCTGGACGCCGTTGACGCTCACCGATGCCGGCAAGCAGTCGCCGCTGCGGCATCTGGATGCAGCGCACACGTCGATGCTTCATTGGCACGGCGATACATTCGATCTTCCGCAAGGCGCGGTGCATCTCGCCTCCACGCCGGCCTGTGAGAACCAGGCGTTCTCGTGGGGCAAGCATGTGCTTGGCCTGCAATGTCACCCTGAAATCCGCACTGACCGTTTCGAGCCCTGGCTGATCGGCAACGCCGGCGAAATCGCGGGCCACGGCATCGACGTGCGCACGCTGCGCGCCGATACCGCGAAGCATGGCCCGAAGC